Proteins from a single region of Apium graveolens cultivar Ventura chromosome 7, ASM990537v1, whole genome shotgun sequence:
- the LOC141673143 gene encoding uncharacterized protein LOC141673143, whose product MNLDPVYVDSLKSPAIDTLMVHNIQSNPDWRSPILEYILENKIPMEKSEARAIMFKARNYCTVGSVLYRRVLTEPLLRCLSPEEANQAILEVHTGICGEHLGGKNLALKIMRQGMYWPTLRKDCESYIRKFDYAMKWVEAKPLSKIREKEMIEFFMKYVHIKASVAYPQANGLAEVTNRTILQGLKKRIEEIPRCWVDELPNVLWSYRTTPRSATGETPFRVAYGVDAVLPVEISLISPRIEVFDPSLATEGLRFHNDLLEETREESRLRMIAQQEKTARYFNKKVKNKRFEVGDLVLRDSAASQPTISGKLKPTWEGPYKVSKVVSTGTYELSYLDGQPIKNA is encoded by the exons ATGAACCTCGACCCAGTATATGTTGACAGCCTGAAATCCCCCGCTATCGACACATTGATGGTCCACAACATTCAGAGTAATCCCGACTGGCGAAGCCCTATTCTCGAGTACATCCTAGAAAACAAGATTCCCATGGAGAAAAGTGAAGCCCGCGCTATCATGTTTAAGGCAAGGAACTATTGCACGGTCGGCTCAGTGTTATATCGACGTGTTTTAACTGAACCACTTCTCCGCTGTTTAAGCCCAGAAGAGGCCAATCAAGCAATCCTCGAGGTTCACACGGGAATATGTGGCGAACATCTCGGGGGAAAGAACCTAGCTCTTAAAATCATGAGACAGGGGATGTATTGGCCCACACTCCGAAAAGATTGTGAAAGTTACATCCGCAAAT TCGACTACGCGATGAAGTGGGTCGAGGCAAAACCTCTCTCCAAGATCAGAGAAAAAGAGATGATTGAATTTTTTATGAAATATGTG CACATCAAAGCTTCGGTTGCATACCCACAGGCCAATGGCCTTGCAGAAGTGACGAATAGAACCATCTTACAAGGGTTAAAGAAAAGAATAGAAGAAATTCCTCGATGTTGGGTTGATGAGCTCCCTAATGTGCTGTGGTCCTACAGAACAACTCCTCGAAGTGCAACAGGAGAAACCCCTTTCCGTGTCGCGTACGGCGTCGACGCTGTTTTGCCTGTCGAGATTAGTCTGATTTCCCCGAGGATCGAAGTCTTCGATCCTTCTCTCGCTACCGAAGGATTACGCTTTCACAATGACTTACTTGAAGAAACAAGAGAAGAATCTAGACTTCGCATGATCGCACAACAGGAGAAGACGGCAAGGTACTTCAACAAGAAAGTCAAAAATAAACGATTCGAAGTGGGAGACCTTGTCCTTCGAGACTCCGCCGCATCACAGCCAACAATCTCAGGAAAACTTAAACCAACATGGGAAGGCCCGTACAAGGTGTCGAAGGTCGTCAGCACAGGAACCTACGAGCTCTCGTACCTCGATGGTCAACCAATTAAGAATGCCTGA
- the LOC141670857 gene encoding uncharacterized protein LOC141670857, which produces MMMTRRALTLISKTCFRFLKQGNNNYKASCSLALFQFRSLSHFPPNPNYKPSSSYLSKLQQLLIEKSKVGFDNLDDALVLFDKMLKMRPLPNDIDFNQLLAALVKMNEYSVAIAQFRRMCVLSIPVSVYTFSVLINCCCHLKQVDFGFALLAGIFKRGFVSNIVTYTTLVRGLVSQDKFTEAENLFKKLLEYKEIEPDAIIFNTIIDGLCKTGNTSAATRLFRYMEKKGCMPNTVSYSMIIDSLSKDRLVDHALSLFVEMSDKGITPNVRTYNRLIQGLCNFGRWEDIMQLLKDMYSRKISPDVHTYNILVDAHGRDGKVKDADDLINLMIRKGQYPNVVTYSSLIDGYCLRGEVDKALAVLETMRSKGILPNARTYTILINGYCKKLKVDRAIHLLEQMPSEGLTPTIETYNTILHGLFQMGRHFEARMFFKNKMLNQGLQLDIVTCRTLLFGLCQNGYIVEAFSMFHMMVCNGLCPDLGVYNILIQGLFKEGKVDEARNLFCNLPLKGLRPSVKSYTIMIRGFSKEGLLEEAINIFMEMKVSSCMPDDVTYNTLIRGCFENGKYDEGSVLIDEMVADGFSADASTTSMLFDLLKSKGNDPALLALQKKFLP; this is translated from the coding sequence ATGATGATGACGAGGAGGGCTTTAACATTAATTTCAAAGACTTGTTTTCGATTCTTAAAACAAGGTAATAATAATTATAAAGCTAGTTGTTCTCTTGCATTGTTTCAGTTTCGTTCACTTTCTCATTTCCCCCCTAACCCTAATTACAAGCCCAGTTCCTCCTATCTTTCGAAACTTCAACAATTACTAATAGAAAAATCTAAGGTTGGTTTCGACAATCTCGATGATGCTCTTGTTTTGTTTGATAAAATGCTTAAAATGAGACCTCTGCCTAATGACATAGACTTTAATCAGCTGTTAGCTGCCCTTGTTAAGATGAACGAATACTCAGTAGCGATCGCGCAATTTAGGCGTATGTGTGTTTTAAGCATTCCTGTTAGCGTATATACCTTTAGTGTCCTCATTAACTGTTGTTGTCACTTAAAACAAGTTGATTTTGGGTTTGCATTGTTGGCTGGCATTTTTAAGCGTGGTTTTGTGTCGAATATCGTTACCTACACAACTCTTGTGAGGGGACTCGTTTCCCAGGACAAGTTTACGGAGGCTGAGAATCTGTTCAAGAAGCTTCTTGAGTACAAAGAGATTGAACCAGATGCAATTATCTTTAACACCATTATTGATGGCCTATGCAAAACTGGTAATACTTCTGCCGCTACTAGGTTGTTTCGATACATGGAGAAGAAAGGTTGTATGCCAAACACAGTTTCGTATAGTATGATTATTGATAGTTTGTCCAAAGACAGATTAGTCGATCATGCTTTAAGTCTTTTTGTCGAAATGAGTGACAAAGGCATCACACCAAATGTAAGAACCTATAACAGATTAATCCAAGGTCTGTGCAACTTCGGTCGATGGGAAGATATAATGCAACTGTTAAAAGATATGTACAGCAGGAAAATTTCTCCAGATGTGCATACCTATAATATATTAGTTGATGCACATGGAAGAGATGGAAAGGTAAAAGATGCAGACGATCTGATAAATTTAATGATTCGAAAAGGTCAATATCCTAATGTAGTCACATATAGTTCACTCATTGATGGTTACTGCTTGCGGGGAGAAGTTGATAAAGCATTAGCAGTGCTCGAAACCATGAGGAGCAAGGGCATTTTACCCAACGCTCGTACCTATACTATATTGATCAATGGTTATTGTAAGAAGCTCAAAGTAGATAGAGCAATACATCTCTTAGAACAGATGCCCAGCGAAGGTTTGACACCTACAATTGAAACTTACAATACTATTTTGCATGGGTTATTTCAGATGGGCAGGCATTTTGAAGCACGAATGTTTTTTAAGAACAAGATGCTAAACCAAGGTCTTCAACTGGATATAGTGACATGTCGTACCTTACTTTTTGGACTTTGCCAGAATGGTTATATTGTTGAAGCATTCTCCATGTTTCATATGATGGTATGCAATGGCTTATGTCCTGATCTAGGCGTCTATAATATTCTAATTCAAGGATTGTTCAAGGAAGGCAAAGTTGACGAGGCTAGAAATCTTTTTTGTAATCTTCCTTTAAAGGGTTTGCGGCCTAGTGTCAAATCCTACACAATTATGATCAGAGGATTTTCCAAGGAAGGGTTACTGGAAGAAGCAATTAATATATTTATGGAAATGAAAGTCAGTAGTTGCATGCCAGATGATGTCACTTACAACACACTTATCCGTGGCTGCTTTGAGAATGGGAAATATGATGAAGGATCTGTGCTTATAGATGAGATGGTTGCTGATGGTTTTTCAGCGGATGCCTCTACCACCTCCATGCTATTCGACTTGCTCAAATCAAAAGGGAATGACCCAGCGCTCCTTGCTTTGCAAAAGAAGTTTTTGCCTTGA